One genomic segment of Thermanaerothrix sp. includes these proteins:
- the clpP gene encoding ATP-dependent Clp endopeptidase proteolytic subunit ClpP, whose translation MIPYVIEQTGRGERSYDIYSRLLKDRIIFIGQEIDDHLANLVVAQLLFLESEDPDKDVYLYINSPGGVVTAGLAIYDTMQYVKCPVSTICTGQAASMAAVLLAAGEKGKRICLPHSRIMIHQPLGGAQGQASDIEIQAREILRVKEILNSILSRHTGQPMDRIAKDTDRDFFMSAEEACAYGIVDKVIEKR comes from the coding sequence CTGATCCCTTATGTTATAGAGCAGACTGGCAGGGGCGAAAGGTCCTACGACATATACAGCCGCCTGCTTAAGGACAGGATAATATTCATAGGCCAGGAGATAGATGATCACCTGGCGAACCTTGTGGTGGCCCAGTTGTTGTTCCTTGAAAGCGAGGACCCGGACAAGGATGTCTACCTCTACATAAACAGCCCCGGTGGGGTAGTGACTGCGGGTTTGGCCATATATGACACCATGCAGTATGTTAAATGTCCTGTTTCTACCATTTGTACCGGGCAGGCGGCCAGCATGGCGGCGGTGCTCCTTGCGGCAGGCGAGAAGGGGAAGAGGATCTGCTTACCGCACTCCAGGATAATGATTCATCAGCCGTTAGGCGGAGCCCAGGGGCAGGCGTCGGACATTGAGATCCAAGCCCGGGAGATATTGAGGGTTAAGGAAATCCTCAACTCGATTTTGTCTAGGCACACCGGGCAGCCCATGGATAGGATTGCCAAGGACACGGATCGTGACTTCTTCATGTCTGCCGAGGAAGCTTGCGCATATGGCATAGTGGACAAGGTGATAGAGAAGCGTTAG
- the tig gene encoding trigger factor: protein MKSEIISQEKNKLVIKAVVDADSFSKTVSAAVRDLSKKVNLKGFRKGHVPRRTLELFLGKGAIYEEAVDQILPKVMGDIIQEYDLTLMEDPKVKLGKVEEGEPLEMEFTFSLRPEVNFPEIASLSVKKPVFSVTDDMVDAEVRRILEANATHEPVVEERPITSEDVVEVLYSSWVLDGDEVGEKLEDSQITKVELSNPSIRTDIVDALVGKSVGDEVSVDIRVDEGYNNPKVAGKVIRYAMSIRGIMRVVVPELTDQLAERVSQGECKTVEDLKKAIREGIERSFAARSEDAVRASALQELCNACDVEIPEEMALKERDHMLSQEKDRVKRQTGKEWEEHLKESGADEDKLKEEMLERAKDLIKKELVLWALADREGIDVTPDDLEAEISKVSASVGIEESKFRSFLASNRSRLDEMASSIRKRKTLDWLVSNVKIEEVAQA from the coding sequence GATGCCGATTCCTTCTCGAAGACCGTATCTGCTGCGGTGAGGGATCTTTCGAAGAAGGTAAACCTCAAGGGATTCCGCAAGGGCCATGTGCCCCGCAGGACGTTGGAGCTGTTCTTGGGTAAGGGGGCAATATATGAGGAGGCCGTGGATCAAATCCTTCCCAAGGTGATGGGGGATATCATCCAGGAGTATGATCTTACCCTCATGGAGGATCCCAAGGTTAAGCTCGGCAAGGTGGAAGAGGGAGAGCCATTGGAGATGGAGTTCACCTTTTCCCTGAGGCCGGAGGTTAACTTCCCCGAAATAGCCTCTCTTTCTGTTAAGAAGCCGGTCTTCTCCGTGACCGATGATATGGTAGATGCGGAGGTTCGCCGTATTCTGGAGGCCAACGCTACCCATGAGCCAGTGGTTGAGGAGAGGCCTATAACTTCCGAAGACGTGGTAGAGGTTCTGTACAGTTCTTGGGTGCTTGATGGTGACGAGGTGGGAGAAAAGCTTGAGGACTCCCAGATTACCAAGGTGGAGCTCTCCAACCCTTCGATAAGGACCGATATCGTTGACGCCCTGGTGGGCAAGTCCGTTGGAGATGAGGTGTCCGTGGACATAAGGGTTGACGAGGGGTACAACAACCCGAAGGTGGCTGGCAAGGTCATACGGTATGCCATGTCCATACGGGGGATAATGAGGGTGGTCGTACCAGAGCTGACCGATCAGCTGGCGGAGCGGGTGTCCCAGGGAGAATGCAAGACCGTTGAGGACTTGAAGAAGGCCATCAGGGAGGGAATTGAGAGAAGCTTTGCCGCCCGTTCCGAAGATGCGGTGAGGGCCTCGGCGCTTCAGGAGCTTTGCAATGCTTGTGATGTGGAGATACCGGAGGAAATGGCCCTTAAGGAAAGGGATCATATGCTGTCCCAGGAAAAGGATCGTGTGAAGAGGCAGACCGGCAAGGAGTGGGAGGAGCACCTCAAGGAGTCCGGCGCCGACGAGGATAAGCTCAAGGAGGAGATGCTGGAGAGGGCTAAGGACCTCATAAAGAAGGAGCTTGTGCTGTGGGCGTTGGCGGATAGGGAGGGCATCGACGTTACCCCCGATGATCTGGAGGCGGAAATAAGTAAGGTCTCTGCCAGCGTTGGTATTGAAGAGTCTAAGTTCCGTTCTTTCCTCGCATCTAACCGATCCAGGCTCGATGAGATGGCCAGTTCCATAAGGAAGAGAAAGACCTTAGATTGGTTGGTATCCAACGTTAAGATAGAAGAAGTAGCTCAGGCCTGA